Proteins encoded within one genomic window of Trichoderma asperellum chromosome 2, complete sequence:
- a CDS encoding uncharacterized protein (EggNog:ENOG41~SECRETED:SignalP(1-22)) — MQRYLVAAVFALGAVAAPSSESQIVFTKNHSYDDGISRKFAKNGLVWTEGSVRMNHIQVVGSHNSYHIEAPKAERDLQSTFASGAIDLQYSHSALDVQLEYLHVRNLEIDLLADPDGGMFSQPLIRRFAGLGVPNDPALKQKGTKVLHIPDVDYHTSCSTLVSCLQVIKGWMDAHPDSVPLPMMMEFKTAEKLGERLGGAKVVPWNAELLDNVDEEIRSVFEASQLLTPDDIRRDGMTLEESILKYGWPDLESARGRIFFLMDNGPVHDVRDAYIEGRPNLEGRVLFTNSAPGQGDCAFQKHNDPSTDANVEFIQAQVRANYWVRTRADEPLDTVLAHNCSTSRRDKALRSGAHIVSTDFPAFGMSARWGCDYAVRLPGGKGARCNPVSWSLGEQDGCEGRELEPEEYYRG, encoded by the exons ATGCAGCGAtatcttgttgctgctgttt TCGCGCTTGGCGCTGTGGCGGCTCCGTCGTCTGAATCTCAGATTGTCTTCACAAAGAATCATTcttatgatgatggcatctCGCGGAAATTTGCCAAGAATGGGCTTGTTTGGACAGAGGGCTCTGTGCGAATGAACCACATACAGGTTGTCGGGTCGCACAACAGCTACCATATTGAGGCCCCCAAGGCGGAGCGAGATCTTCAGTCTACTTTTGCATCGGGGGCGATAGACTTGCAGTATTCGCATTCTGCGCTGGATGTGCAGCTGGAGTACCTTCATGTGAGGAACCTGGA AATAGACTTGTTGGCGGATCCAGATGGCGGCATGTTTAGCCAGCCGCTGATTCGCAGGTTTGCCGGGTTAGGAGTCCCTAATGACCCGGCGCTCAAGCAGAAGGGCACAAAGGTGCTGCATATCCCAGACGTGGACTATCACACCAGTTGCTCTACGCTGGTTTCCTGTCTGCAGGTCATCAAGGGATGGATGGACGCACACCCAGATAGCGTGCCTTTGCCAATGATGATGGAGTTTAAGACGGCAGAGAAACTGGGGGAAAGACTAGGCGGCGCAAAAGTGGTACCTTGGAATGCTGAGCTGTTGGACAATGTCGACGAGGAGATTCGGTCAGTGTTTGAGGCGTCGCAGCTTCTCACCCCAGACGATATTCGCAGAGACGGCATGACGCTGGAGGAGTCGATCTTGAAGTACGGCTGGCCAGACTTGGAAAGTGCGAGAGGCAGGATCTTCTTTCTCATGGATAACGGACCGGTGCATGATGTGCGAGATGCGTATATCGAGGGAAGGCCGAATCTAGAGGGGAGAGTGCTGTTTACGAATAGTGCGCCTGGACAGGGAGACTGCGCGTTTCAAAAG CACAACGATCCATCAACCGATGCAAACGTCGAGTTCATCCAGGCTCAAGTCCGCGCAAACTACTGGGTGCGCACGCGCGCCGACGAGCCGCTCGACACGGTGCTCGCACACAACTGCTCGACTTCTCGACGAGACAAGGCGCTGCGGTCTGGGGCGCACATTGTGTCGACGGATTTCCCGGCGTTTGGGATGAGTGCGCGGTGGGGGTGCGATTATGCGGTGAGGCTGCCGGGCGGGAAGGGGGCGAGGTGTAATCCTGTGAGTTGGAGTTTGGGGGAGCAAGATGGGTGTGAGGGgagggagctggagccggaGGAGTATTATAGAGGATAA